In Vibrio coralliilyticus, the following are encoded in one genomic region:
- the lhgO gene encoding L-2-hydroxyglutarate oxidase, translating to MHDYIIVGGGIVGASTAWQLKQKYPAKRILLLEKEADFAQHQTGHNSGVIHAGVYYQPGSLKADFCKRGVQATINFCQRYGIDVENCGKLIVATTDDELERMQALFERCQQNEIDVELLDQAQLKLAEPNITGLGAIYVKQTSIVDYKKVAKCMVEEFTASGGLIGLRTRVVAAQELEEEIQLICVADGQTMQLNTRHLITCSGLMADRMTRMLGIKTDFQIIPYRGEYYQLPEKHNQIVNHLIYPVPDPELPFLGVHLTRMIDGSVTVGPNAVQGWKREGYSRFNFSLRDTLQMLLFKGFWRVSAKHLKTGLEELKNSWWKPGYLKLVNKYCPVVALEDLQPYPAGVRAQAVLEDGTLVHDFLFSESARSLHVCNAPSPAATSAIPIGEYICKKIEEKFE from the coding sequence GTGCACGATTATATTATTGTTGGTGGGGGCATAGTGGGGGCGTCTACTGCATGGCAACTAAAACAAAAATACCCAGCTAAACGAATACTTCTGCTAGAGAAAGAAGCCGACTTTGCGCAGCATCAGACGGGCCACAATAGCGGTGTGATTCATGCTGGCGTTTACTATCAGCCAGGAAGTCTTAAAGCGGATTTTTGTAAGCGTGGCGTGCAGGCCACCATCAACTTCTGTCAGCGTTACGGTATCGACGTAGAAAACTGCGGGAAGCTCATTGTCGCAACGACAGACGATGAATTAGAGAGAATGCAGGCGCTTTTCGAACGTTGCCAGCAAAACGAAATTGACGTTGAATTGCTTGACCAAGCTCAACTGAAATTGGCAGAGCCGAACATTACGGGCTTAGGAGCTATCTACGTTAAACAGACAAGCATTGTCGATTACAAAAAAGTTGCTAAATGCATGGTTGAAGAATTCACGGCCTCTGGTGGTTTGATTGGGTTGAGAACGAGAGTCGTAGCTGCGCAAGAGCTTGAAGAAGAGATTCAGCTTATTTGCGTCGCAGATGGGCAAACAATGCAGCTTAATACCCGACATTTGATCACTTGCAGTGGTTTAATGGCAGATAGAATGACGAGAATGTTGGGGATTAAAACTGATTTTCAAATCATTCCTTATCGGGGCGAGTACTATCAATTGCCTGAGAAGCACAATCAAATCGTGAATCATCTGATTTACCCTGTTCCTGACCCTGAGTTACCGTTTCTCGGCGTACATCTTACTCGAATGATCGATGGTAGCGTGACAGTTGGTCCCAATGCGGTTCAAGGCTGGAAGAGAGAAGGGTATTCGAGGTTTAACTTCAGCTTACGTGATACATTACAAATGCTGCTGTTTAAAGGCTTTTGGCGTGTCTCAGCGAAGCATTTAAAAACTGGGCTGGAAGAGTTAAAAAACTCATGGTGGAAGCCGGGCTATCTCAAATTAGTCAATAAATACTGCCCTGTAGTGGCATTGGAAGATTTACAGCCCTATCCTGCGGGTGTACGTGCCCAAGCAGTGCTAGAGGATGGTACGCTTGTTCATGACTTCTTGTTTTCTGAGAGTGCTCGAAGCCTTCATGTGTGTAATGCTCCTAGCCCAGCAGCGACCTCAGCGATTCCTATTGGAGAATACATCTGTAAGAAGATAGAAGAAAAATTTGAATGA
- the rplT gene encoding 50S ribosomal protein L20, which translates to MPRVKRGVQARARHKKVLKQAKGYYGARSRVYRVAFQAVTKAGQYAYRDRRNKKRQFRQLWIARINAASRQNGLSYSRFINGLKKASIEIDRKILADIAVFDKSAFAVLVEKAKAAL; encoded by the coding sequence ATGCCTCGCGTAAAACGTGGTGTACAAGCTCGTGCACGTCATAAGAAAGTTCTAAAACAAGCTAAAGGTTACTACGGTGCACGTTCACGTGTTTACCGCGTAGCTTTCCAAGCAGTTACTAAAGCTGGTCAATACGCTTACCGTGACCGTCGCAACAAGAAACGTCAATTCCGTCAACTATGGATTGCACGTATCAACGCGGCATCTCGTCAGAATGGTCTATCTTACAGCCGTTTCATCAACGGTCTTAAGAAAGCATCTATCGAGATCGACCGTAAGATCCTTGCTGATATCGCGGTATTCGACAAATCTGCATTCGCAGTTTTAGTTGAAAAAGCGAAAGCTGCTCTTTAA
- a CDS encoding siderophore-interacting protein has translation MKKPSARSLIVQSTESVTPNMQRITLQGSGLADFPNECEGGYIKLLFNQEGSTDLSQLTETERPVMRTYTIRQFDPKACAIEVDFVRHITQDLQCGFAARWAMGAKVGDTISIAGPGSISTMNLQADWFFMVADMTALPALSVKVRSLPEQAKGYAVIQVESEEDIQPVDAPKNVEVIWLNASQSLVDQVRKLTWLEGMASIWSACEFDSMRQLRQYFRNEKEVGRENIYISSYWKQGVSEDGHKVIKRQDADENQ, from the coding sequence ATGAAAAAGCCATCAGCAAGATCACTCATTGTTCAATCGACAGAGTCCGTTACCCCTAACATGCAGCGAATTACACTACAAGGCTCTGGGCTTGCCGATTTTCCAAACGAATGTGAAGGCGGCTATATCAAGCTTTTGTTTAATCAAGAAGGCAGTACGGATTTAAGCCAACTGACTGAGACGGAACGTCCTGTCATGCGCACTTACACGATTCGTCAGTTTGATCCAAAAGCATGTGCAATTGAAGTCGACTTTGTGCGCCATATCACACAGGATTTACAATGTGGCTTTGCCGCTCGCTGGGCAATGGGTGCTAAGGTTGGCGACACCATTTCCATCGCAGGACCGGGTTCTATTTCGACGATGAATTTACAAGCTGATTGGTTCTTTATGGTGGCAGATATGACGGCGCTGCCCGCTTTAAGCGTTAAAGTGAGAAGCCTACCTGAACAAGCGAAAGGTTATGCCGTTATTCAAGTAGAATCTGAAGAGGATATTCAACCCGTTGACGCTCCCAAAAACGTTGAAGTCATCTGGCTTAATGCATCACAATCTTTAGTAGATCAGGTTCGAAAGCTAACTTGGTTAGAGGGGATGGCGTCTATTTGGTCTGCTTGTGAGTTTGATTCAATGCGTCAACTGAGACAGTATTTCCGCAATGAAAAGGAAGTCGGACGAGAAAATATCTATATCAGTAGTTATTGGAAACAAGGCGTTTCAGAAGACGGCCACAAGGTGATAAAACGACAAGATGCTGACGAAAACCAGTAA
- a CDS encoding DUF481 domain-containing protein: MKLKILAFFIATVICQPSVFAAEENAQEINSQTVYIDKSDDWVKLKSGEVLKGELTGTVKKESNSYDQEIEFDSDDLGDQEIELEDVSVLETASFFTIRTASGDIYDGYLSIRDNKLYLKKGDQEFSFPVNQVVSIYRGAEKDSDYWTADLFLGLDISKGNTEEFSLLGEVEAERNTVESRTKLSARHEVSESNNEKTAQKSQFNGSYDIYLNNRLFFRPVKLSVLSDEFQNLDYQVNASMQVGYFFVADSDAEWDVSIGPGMQYSEFSTVEAGEEDSASSTILTLESNFEYELTKDIDFSHTYNLDWASDDAGGMRHKNDLGFDIDLVGDLEFSIKAIWEHVSQTKADSDGVVPEKDDYKINFGLSYEL, from the coding sequence ATGAAACTCAAAATTTTGGCTTTTTTTATTGCCACTGTTATTTGCCAACCTAGCGTATTTGCAGCAGAAGAAAATGCGCAAGAGATAAATAGCCAGACAGTTTATATCGATAAAAGTGATGACTGGGTAAAGCTAAAATCGGGTGAGGTGCTAAAAGGTGAGCTGACTGGAACAGTAAAGAAGGAATCGAACTCATACGATCAGGAAATTGAGTTTGACAGCGATGACCTTGGCGATCAAGAAATTGAGCTTGAAGATGTTTCGGTTTTGGAGACGGCAAGCTTTTTCACTATTCGAACCGCTAGTGGGGATATCTATGATGGTTACCTCTCAATTCGTGATAATAAACTGTATTTGAAAAAGGGCGATCAGGAGTTTTCTTTTCCTGTTAATCAGGTTGTTTCTATCTATCGTGGTGCAGAGAAGGATTCAGATTATTGGACGGCAGATCTGTTTCTTGGATTGGACATTAGCAAAGGTAATACGGAAGAGTTCTCTCTGCTAGGCGAGGTTGAAGCAGAGCGCAATACGGTTGAGTCAAGAACGAAACTCAGTGCTCGCCATGAGGTGTCAGAGTCAAATAATGAGAAGACGGCACAGAAGAGCCAATTTAATGGATCTTACGATATTTACCTCAACAACAGATTGTTTTTCAGGCCAGTAAAACTGTCCGTTCTCAGCGATGAATTTCAGAACTTGGATTATCAGGTGAATGCTTCAATGCAGGTTGGTTACTTTTTCGTGGCAGATTCAGATGCTGAGTGGGATGTGTCAATTGGTCCCGGTATGCAGTACAGCGAATTTTCGACGGTAGAAGCCGGTGAGGAAGACAGTGCCAGCAGTACGATTTTAACCTTGGAATCCAACTTTGAGTACGAGCTGACAAAGGATATCGACTTTAGTCATACTTACAATCTTGACTGGGCGAGTGATGACGCCGGTGGAATGCGACATAAGAACGACCTTGGTTTTGACATTGATCTTGTTGGGGATTTGGAGTTCAGTATTAAAGCTATCTGGGAACATGTTTCACAAACTAAAGCTGACTCGGACGGTGTCGTACCCGAGAAAGATGACTACAAAATTAACTTCGGTTTGAGTTACGAGCTTTGA
- the rpmI gene encoding 50S ribosomal protein L35 produces MPKMKTNKGAAKRFKKTAGGIKFKHATKRHILTKRTTKNKRQLRPNAILPKCEVAAVVRMMPYA; encoded by the coding sequence ATGCCTAAGATGAAAACCAACAAAGGTGCTGCTAAGCGTTTCAAGAAAACTGCTGGTGGTATTAAGTTCAAGCACGCTACTAAACGTCACATCCTGACTAAGCGTACTACTAAGAACAAGCGTCAACTACGTCCAAACGCAATCCTTCCTAAGTGTGAAGTGGCTGCAGTTGTTCGTATGATGCCATACGCTTAA
- a CDS encoding MFS transporter, with the protein MTITAALRPLTLLFISSFLLMSSHGLSGILLPVSLSESNISVQSMGFVLSMYSVGFLLGAILGKRILRNIGLVRTFAMCGSLGASAILIMGLNYEVWIWVIMRSIMGFCIACAMTTLDTWFNSVSTESNRGKILAVNQVVILSAITLGQFGLAIAPPSETTLFILCGVLFSISVTPVVFISQFEPQIEQSDSIPLKSIYVLSPLGFVTCFTCGVLYSTIANMLPIYADGVGITGFQLSVFMGAATAGGILLQLPMGYLSDRFERRKVILGSCFVLAIVSFLLPVSIDWQWSTTQLLLVAMTMGLVACLYPLSISETFDRAMKAQLVPVLSGLLCIYAIGSIVGPYTVSVLMAQFENSALFTFLIMVDLGLIIFTIYRMSVREALPVEDQESFVMHTPTSIHSELDPRTEYQEYSLYVEEALEQVEELAASHPSNAITFIRSLANKQPEWAVSIAERAAQIESIDTVLLFRAMTLTNPELSVDIAKRLAESDDNQIEALVEWLVEKEPENAMSILAAITESMDDTPTKVIETLAEHDPDMLVEVSQELVANMVENNSNLRPADREDSNLTESVEEWVNAISETAPEQAEEIAEMVEQSIQDADLEPSTPT; encoded by the coding sequence ATGACTATTACAGCAGCACTACGACCACTAACCCTTCTCTTCATCAGCTCGTTCCTATTGATGAGCAGTCATGGCCTGAGTGGCATCTTACTTCCTGTCTCCCTTTCCGAAAGTAACATCAGTGTTCAATCGATGGGTTTCGTTCTTTCCATGTACTCCGTTGGTTTTCTTTTGGGGGCAATTCTTGGCAAACGTATTCTACGCAACATTGGTTTGGTAAGAACGTTCGCCATGTGTGGTAGCTTAGGAGCCAGCGCCATTCTGATTATGGGGCTTAATTACGAAGTCTGGATATGGGTGATTATGCGTTCCATTATGGGCTTTTGTATCGCCTGCGCGATGACTACTCTTGACACTTGGTTTAACAGCGTTTCAACTGAGTCCAATCGAGGGAAAATCCTTGCCGTTAATCAGGTTGTCATTCTCAGTGCTATCACTTTAGGTCAGTTTGGCCTTGCCATTGCACCACCCAGTGAAACCACCTTGTTTATTTTGTGTGGCGTTTTATTCAGTATCTCGGTAACGCCTGTGGTTTTCATTTCTCAATTCGAGCCTCAGATCGAACAATCCGATTCCATCCCACTCAAGTCGATTTACGTTCTCTCTCCCTTGGGGTTTGTTACGTGTTTCACTTGTGGCGTTTTGTATTCCACCATTGCCAACATGTTACCCATATACGCTGATGGCGTAGGTATTACTGGCTTTCAGCTTTCTGTTTTCATGGGAGCGGCTACCGCTGGCGGTATCTTATTACAACTGCCAATGGGCTATTTATCTGATCGATTTGAACGACGCAAAGTCATACTTGGAAGCTGCTTTGTACTTGCTATCGTCAGTTTCCTACTTCCCGTATCCATTGACTGGCAGTGGTCAACAACACAATTGCTTTTGGTTGCGATGACGATGGGGCTTGTCGCCTGTTTGTATCCGCTGAGTATTTCCGAGACCTTTGACCGCGCAATGAAAGCCCAGCTAGTCCCCGTATTATCAGGTTTACTTTGCATTTACGCGATTGGTTCGATTGTCGGCCCCTACACTGTGTCAGTATTAATGGCTCAATTTGAGAATAGTGCTTTGTTCACTTTCCTTATCATGGTGGACTTAGGCCTTATCATCTTTACTATTTATCGCATGTCAGTGCGTGAAGCTCTTCCAGTCGAAGACCAAGAAAGCTTCGTGATGCATACACCGACATCGATTCACAGTGAGCTGGACCCTCGAACTGAGTATCAAGAATATTCTCTGTATGTAGAAGAAGCTTTGGAACAAGTCGAAGAACTGGCGGCATCACACCCTTCAAATGCCATTACCTTTATTCGCAGTTTGGCTAACAAGCAGCCTGAATGGGCAGTGTCGATCGCAGAGCGTGCTGCGCAAATCGAGAGCATCGATACCGTTCTGCTTTTCAGAGCGATGACGCTAACCAACCCTGAGCTCTCTGTGGACATTGCGAAACGTCTGGCTGAGTCTGACGATAATCAGATAGAAGCACTCGTAGAGTGGCTGGTTGAAAAAGAGCCGGAAAATGCAATGTCTATATTAGCTGCGATTACCGAATCCATGGACGATACACCAACCAAAGTGATTGAAACACTGGCTGAACACGATCCAGATATGCTTGTTGAAGTCAGCCAGGAGTTAGTGGCAAATATGGTAGAGAACAACAGCAACTTGAGACCCGCCGACCGTGAAGACAGTAATCTCACGGAATCGGTTGAAGAGTGGGTCAACGCCATTTCAGAAACGGCTCCTGAACAAGCCGAAGAGATCGCAGAAATGGTTGAGCAGTCGATTCAGGATGCTGACTTAGAACCTAGTACTCCCACCTAA
- the thrS gene encoding threonine--tRNA ligase — MPIITLPDGSQRQFDNPVSTLDVAQSIGPGLAKATIAGRVNGNRVDACDLIEDDASLEIITVKDEVDGLEIVRHSCAHLLGHAIKQLYPEAKMAIGPTIDNGFYYDIDLEYSLTQEDLEKIEKRMKELAKTKYQVIKKKVSWQEARDAFEARGETYKIEILDENVSRDDRPGLYHHEEYIDMCRGPHVPHMGFCQHFTLLNVAGAYWRGNSDNKMLQRIYGTAFHDKKALKAHLTRLEEAAKRDHRKIGKQLDLFHMQQEAPGMVFWHHNGWSIFRDLEVFVREKLTEYGYQEVKGPLIMDRVLWERSGHWDKYAEAMFTTSSENREYALKPMNCPGHVQIFNQGLKSYRDLPLRMAEFGSCHRNEPSGALHGIMRVRGFTQDDAHIFCTESQIQDEVTGCIKMVYDTYQTFGFDNIVVKLSTRPEKRVGSDEIWDQSEEALKQSLESMDIPYEIQEGEGAFYGPKIEFTLHDCLDRAWQCGTVQLDFNLPGRLGATYVDENNERQVPVMIHRAILGSLERFIGILIEEYFGFFPTWLSPEQAVIMNITDKQSDYAQEVAQKLQKCGIRAKADLRNEKIGFKIREHTLKRVPYMLVCGDQEMEAGEIAVRTRKGKDLGKFKVDDFISYIQDEISSRKLNLEE, encoded by the coding sequence ATGCCTATTATTACTCTTCCTGACGGCAGTCAGCGTCAATTTGACAACCCAGTTTCTACTCTAGACGTCGCTCAATCTATCGGTCCGGGTCTTGCGAAAGCGACCATTGCTGGTCGTGTTAACGGCAACCGAGTTGATGCGTGTGATTTGATTGAAGACGATGCAAGTCTTGAGATCATTACAGTAAAAGATGAAGTAGATGGTCTTGAAATCGTTCGTCACTCATGTGCACACCTATTGGGTCATGCGATTAAACAGTTATACCCAGAAGCAAAAATGGCGATTGGACCGACCATCGACAACGGCTTCTACTACGATATCGACCTAGAGTACTCTTTGACGCAAGAAGATCTTGAAAAGATCGAAAAGCGCATGAAAGAGCTGGCGAAGACCAAATACCAAGTTATCAAGAAAAAGGTAAGCTGGCAGGAAGCACGCGATGCGTTTGAAGCTCGCGGTGAAACGTACAAGATTGAAATCCTTGACGAAAATGTATCTCGTGACGATCGTCCAGGCTTGTACCATCATGAAGAATATATCGATATGTGTCGTGGTCCTCACGTACCACATATGGGTTTCTGTCAGCACTTCACGCTACTGAACGTAGCGGGTGCTTACTGGCGTGGTAACAGCGATAACAAGATGCTTCAGCGTATCTACGGTACTGCATTCCACGACAAAAAAGCGTTGAAGGCGCATCTAACTCGTTTAGAAGAAGCGGCGAAGCGTGACCACCGTAAGATCGGTAAACAGCTAGACCTATTCCACATGCAGCAAGAAGCACCGGGGATGGTGTTCTGGCATCATAATGGTTGGTCTATTTTCCGTGATCTTGAAGTATTCGTCCGTGAGAAACTGACCGAATACGGTTACCAAGAAGTTAAAGGTCCGCTTATCATGGATCGCGTTCTATGGGAGCGTTCAGGTCACTGGGACAAATACGCAGAAGCGATGTTCACAACATCTTCGGAGAACCGTGAGTACGCATTGAAACCAATGAACTGTCCGGGCCACGTACAGATCTTCAACCAAGGTCTGAAGTCTTACCGCGATTTGCCGTTACGTATGGCGGAGTTTGGTTCTTGTCACCGTAACGAACCTTCTGGTGCACTACACGGCATTATGCGTGTGCGTGGTTTCACTCAGGATGATGCACACATCTTCTGTACTGAAAGCCAAATTCAGGACGAAGTTACGGGTTGTATCAAAATGGTCTATGATACATACCAAACTTTTGGTTTCGACAACATCGTCGTGAAACTGTCGACGCGTCCTGAAAAGCGTGTAGGTTCAGATGAGATCTGGGATCAGTCAGAAGAAGCGCTAAAGCAGTCTCTGGAGTCGATGGATATTCCATACGAAATCCAAGAGGGCGAAGGGGCATTCTACGGGCCTAAGATTGAATTTACACTGCACGACTGTTTAGACCGTGCATGGCAGTGCGGTACGGTTCAGCTAGACTTCAACCTACCAGGCCGTTTAGGTGCGACTTACGTGGATGAAAACAACGAACGTCAAGTTCCTGTTATGATTCACCGTGCGATCCTAGGTTCACTAGAACGATTCATCGGTATTCTGATTGAAGAATACTTCGGTTTCTTCCCGACTTGGCTATCTCCGGAGCAAGCAGTAATTATGAATATTACTGATAAGCAATCGGATTATGCTCAGGAAGTGGCCCAAAAACTACAAAAATGTGGAATTAGAGCTAAAGCAGACTTGAGAAATGAGAAGATTGGCTTTAAAATCCGCGAACATACTTTGAAGCGTGTGCCGTATATGCTGGTTTGTGGCGACCAAGAAATGGAAGCTGGAGAGATTGCAGTACGTACTCGTAAAGGCAAGGATCTCGGTAAGTTTAAAGTGGATGACTTTATCTCATACATCCAAGACGAGATTTCAAGCCGTAAGCTCAATCTGGAGGAATAA
- a CDS encoding LysE family translocator encodes MEMEQLGALVLFAFVSTFTPGPNNIMLMTSGANVGYKRTLPHMTGVAFGFAFMVMLVGIGLTGMFETYPVTHTVLKYISLAYLGYLAIKIACSGKAKDVEDFKPMTFLGAASFQWVNPKGWSMALSSVTLYSNGGGWLELSIIACTFLFANFPSGSFWILAGRELQRWLTNNIRVRSFNLLMALLLVGSTVPML; translated from the coding sequence ATGGAAATGGAACAACTTGGCGCACTGGTGCTTTTTGCCTTTGTCTCGACCTTCACCCCTGGACCAAACAACATCATGCTGATGACGTCAGGAGCTAACGTCGGCTACAAACGAACCCTACCTCATATGACAGGGGTCGCTTTTGGCTTTGCTTTTATGGTCATGCTGGTTGGCATTGGCCTAACAGGTATGTTTGAAACCTATCCTGTTACTCATACAGTACTAAAATATATCAGTCTGGCTTACTTGGGCTATCTCGCGATAAAAATTGCCTGTAGTGGTAAAGCAAAAGATGTCGAAGATTTCAAACCAATGACATTTCTCGGTGCCGCGAGCTTCCAATGGGTAAACCCCAAAGGATGGTCAATGGCCCTGAGCTCTGTGACCTTATACAGCAATGGCGGTGGCTGGCTTGAACTCTCGATCATCGCGTGTACGTTTCTATTTGCAAACTTTCCTTCTGGCAGTTTCTGGATTCTTGCTGGACGCGAGCTGCAGCGATGGTTAACAAACAACATCAGAGTGAGGAGCTTCAACCTGCTCATGGCTTTACTGCTGGTTGGCTCAACGGTACCAATGCTTTAA
- a CDS encoding Lrp/AsnC family transcriptional regulator: MDKFDERILHELKMDGRISNVELSERIGLSPSATLRRVQELEKQGVIKGYRAVLDSSQLGVGFAAYVSIGLSSHSKQAQLEFEEHVRFVDEVVECHNITGANEYLLRVETKDLPSYKKIHADVLGECRQVNSITTMVVMDSPKDER, from the coding sequence ATGGATAAGTTTGACGAAAGAATATTGCATGAGCTCAAAATGGACGGACGAATCTCTAATGTTGAGCTCTCTGAGCGCATTGGTTTGTCTCCCTCTGCAACTTTACGCCGGGTTCAGGAATTAGAAAAGCAAGGTGTGATAAAAGGTTATCGCGCAGTACTGGATAGCAGCCAGTTAGGTGTTGGCTTTGCCGCTTATGTGTCTATCGGTCTGTCGAGTCACAGCAAGCAAGCACAACTTGAATTTGAAGAACACGTCAGATTTGTTGATGAAGTCGTTGAATGCCACAACATCACAGGTGCAAATGAGTATCTACTTAGAGTGGAAACAAAAGATCTTCCAAGCTACAAAAAGATTCATGCAGATGTACTTGGGGAGTGCCGTCAAGTCAACTCTATCACCACTATGGTGGTCATGGACTCACCTAAGGATGAACGGTAA
- a CDS encoding LysR family transcriptional regulator, giving the protein MANWDGVSEFVAVAEMQSFTAAAKKLDTSVAQISRRVAALEERLAVKLLNRTTRKVSATEAGQVYYQQCKHLVEGLELAELAVTQMQSTPKGLLKITAPVTYGETHLAPLLLDFLESYPLVDLDLNLTNQRIDLIEMGVDVAIRLGRLEDSSLVAKRLSSRQLYVCGSSGYLARYGEPHTLSELDNHHCLVGTIDYWRFKENKREKSLRVSGRIHCNSGAALLDAAKRGLGLVQLPDYYVKEGLDSGEIVEVLSDYRGDREGIWALYPQNRNLSPKVRLLIDFLADKLGGSTRF; this is encoded by the coding sequence ATGGCTAATTGGGATGGGGTGAGTGAGTTTGTTGCAGTTGCAGAAATGCAGTCCTTTACGGCAGCAGCTAAGAAGCTGGATACCTCTGTGGCTCAGATCAGTAGGCGGGTTGCTGCCTTGGAAGAAAGGTTAGCAGTCAAGTTACTTAACCGGACAACGAGAAAAGTCTCTGCCACTGAAGCAGGGCAAGTATACTACCAGCAGTGTAAACACTTAGTTGAAGGGCTAGAGTTGGCAGAATTGGCCGTGACTCAAATGCAGTCAACCCCCAAAGGGTTACTCAAAATCACAGCTCCGGTGACCTATGGTGAAACACATTTAGCCCCGCTTTTACTCGACTTTCTTGAGTCTTACCCTTTGGTTGATTTAGACCTTAACCTGACGAATCAAAGGATTGATCTCATTGAAATGGGTGTCGATGTCGCGATTCGATTAGGTCGCCTCGAGGATTCTAGCTTAGTGGCCAAGCGGTTATCTAGCCGTCAGCTTTATGTGTGCGGTAGCTCAGGCTATTTAGCCCGCTATGGAGAGCCACATACGCTATCTGAGCTGGATAATCACCACTGCTTAGTTGGAACTATTGATTATTGGCGCTTCAAAGAAAATAAACGAGAAAAGTCACTGCGTGTCTCAGGTCGTATTCACTGCAATTCTGGGGCGGCATTATTGGATGCGGCAAAGCGCGGCTTAGGTTTAGTTCAGCTCCCCGATTATTACGTCAAGGAAGGGCTAGATTCTGGGGAAATAGTAGAAGTATTGTCTGACTATCGGGGTGACAGAGAAGGGATTTGGGCTTTATATCCTCAAAACCGAAACTTGTCACCCAAAGTACGTCTGTTGATTGATTTTCTGGCCGATAAATTAGGTGGGAGTACTAGGTTCTAA
- the infC gene encoding translation initiation factor IF-3: MKGGRRGQVPAKQNAHRLNGEIRGVREVRLTGADGESVGVVSIQEAVAAAEEAGMDLVEISPNAEPPVCRVMDYGKFLFEKSKSAKEQKKKQKQVQIKEVKFRPGTDIGDYQVKLRNLTRFLEEGNKVKVTIRFRGREMAHQEIGVDVLNRLKEDTVDLAVVESFPKKIEGRQMIMVLAPKKK; the protein is encoded by the coding sequence ATTAAAGGCGGAAGACGCGGCCAAGTACCGGCCAAACAAAATGCTCATCGTTTAAACGGTGAAATTCGTGGCGTTCGTGAAGTTCGTTTAACTGGCGCTGATGGTGAATCAGTTGGCGTTGTTTCAATTCAAGAAGCAGTTGCAGCAGCTGAAGAAGCGGGTATGGATCTGGTAGAAATCAGTCCAAACGCTGAGCCACCAGTATGTCGTGTAATGGACTACGGTAAATTCCTCTTTGAGAAGAGCAAGTCTGCTAAAGAGCAGAAGAAGAAGCAAAAACAGGTTCAGATTAAGGAAGTAAAATTCCGTCCTGGAACTGATATTGGAGACTATCAGGTAAAACTACGCAACCTGACGCGTTTCCTTGAAGAAGGCAACAAAGTGAAGGTAACAATTCGCTTCCGTGGCCGAGAAATGGCACACCAAGAGATCGGTGTTGACGTTCTAAATCGTCTTAAGGAAGACACTGTTGATTTAGCAGTAGTGGAATCTTTCCCTAAGAAGATCGAAGGTCGTCAGATGATCATGGTGCTTGCCCCTAAGAAGAAGTAA